One segment of Deltaproteobacteria bacterium DNA contains the following:
- a CDS encoding TIGR02147 family protein has translation MKELFAFKKQESATFSFRNFSRLAGLKSSNFLKLVMDGKRNLSPQSIHQVAKAFKLPKGEADFFETLVFFNQAQNMEEKKNYYERIQKFQRYKEAKPLDASQYVYFSNWYFVALRELVLLMDFKEDPRWINKKLGTRINPDEIKRAIRILLEIKLLTRDKQGRLQQCEEKISTSPEMGALAIINYHREMIAKASASIEESKTVHRDLSALTVAISKEQYDKIRRKMDELREEIHELSTQSSARQAIYQINFQIFNLTEVPW, from the coding sequence TTGAAGGAACTTTTCGCCTTCAAAAAACAGGAGAGTGCTACCTTTTCTTTTCGAAATTTTTCAAGACTGGCAGGGCTTAAATCTTCCAACTTTCTGAAGTTGGTCATGGATGGAAAGCGGAATTTAAGCCCCCAGTCTATTCACCAGGTGGCCAAGGCTTTTAAACTTCCAAAAGGTGAAGCCGATTTTTTTGAAACACTGGTTTTTTTTAATCAGGCCCAAAATATGGAAGAAAAGAAAAATTACTACGAACGCATTCAGAAGTTTCAGCGCTACAAAGAAGCCAAACCCCTGGATGCCTCGCAGTATGTTTATTTCTCCAATTGGTATTTTGTGGCGCTTCGGGAATTGGTGCTGTTGATGGATTTTAAGGAAGACCCAAGATGGATTAATAAAAAGTTAGGCACCCGCATTAATCCGGATGAGATCAAGCGGGCGATACGAATTTTGTTGGAAATCAAACTGCTCACGCGAGATAAACAGGGTCGCCTGCAACAATGCGAAGAAAAAATTTCTACCTCCCCCGAAATGGGGGCTTTGGCGATCATCAACTATCATCGGGAGATGATTGCCAAAGCGTCTGCTTCCATCGAAGAAAGCAAGACGGTACATCGTGATTTGTCGGCCCTTACCGTCGCCATCAGCAAAGAGCAGTACGATAAAATCCGACGCAAGATGGATGAACTCCGCGAGGAAATTCACGAACTCAGCACGCAAAGCAGTGCACGTCAGGCCATTTATCAAATCAATTTTCAGATTTTTAACCTAACGGAGGTTCCGTGGTAG
- a CDS encoding DUF2059 domain-containing protein, producing the protein MNKIKVLAVFFITLMLSFNSYAQEMASRKSVEKFIELSEVQKMMDAIYSQIDRSFKGMADQIGISEKEKPAFDKYTKKVSALVKKEVSWEKLKEPTLDIYSKHFTEVEIQGLIAFYSSDVGKSMVKKMPLVMQDTMIMTQDMMKSIYPKIQDLALEMKTEVEKLRKGKK; encoded by the coding sequence ATGAATAAAATAAAAGTACTCGCGGTTTTTTTTATCACGCTGATGCTCTCGTTCAACAGCTACGCCCAGGAAATGGCCTCTCGAAAATCGGTCGAGAAATTCATAGAATTGAGTGAAGTACAAAAAATGATGGACGCGATCTATTCGCAAATCGACCGTTCTTTTAAAGGAATGGCCGACCAAATAGGAATATCGGAAAAAGAAAAACCAGCTTTTGACAAGTATACGAAAAAAGTTTCCGCTCTGGTAAAGAAGGAAGTCAGTTGGGAAAAACTGAAAGAACCTACCCTGGATATTTACAGCAAACATTTTACAGAAGTAGAAATTCAGGGCCTGATCGCTTTTTACAGCTCCGATGTGGGTAAAAGCATGGTCAAAAAAATGCCTTTGGTGATGCAAGATACGATGATAATGACGCAGGACATGATGAAAAGTATTTATCCAAAAATTCAAGATCTGGCTTTGGAAATGAAGACTGAAGTTGAGAAGCTTCGTAAGGGTAAAAAATAA
- a CDS encoding PIN domain-containing protein — translation MIAYLESSVLLRKLFRQKNALQNLKEFSILLSSNLTLLEAYRSIDRERIVSKLPEIALLAYMKDLHAFTERIHLVEMSPLIFKRASQPLPSVVSTLDSIHLITALLWKEHNQKEITFLTHDTQLGKAALFMGLTAKGF, via the coding sequence ATGATTGCCTACCTTGAATCTTCCGTATTGCTCAGGAAACTCTTCCGACAAAAAAATGCCTTACAAAACCTGAAAGAATTCTCCATTTTATTGAGTAGCAATCTTACCCTGCTTGAAGCTTATCGAAGCATCGATCGAGAAAGAATCGTCTCAAAACTTCCCGAAATTGCATTACTTGCTTACATGAAAGATCTTCATGCATTTACGGAACGAATCCATTTAGTAGAAATGAGCCCACTCATTTTTAAAAGGGCTTCCCAGCCACTCCCCAGTGTTGTTTCCACCTTGGATTCTATTCATCTGATCACGGCCTTACTTTGGAAAGAACACAATCAGAAAGAAATTACTTTTTTAACCCATGACACCCAACTTGGTAAAGCCGCTCTCTTTATGGGACTCACCGCCAAAGGGTTTTAA
- a CDS encoding type II toxin-antitoxin system Phd/YefM family antitoxin encodes MKKVKIGELKTHLSAHLKKVKIGEEIIVLDRDEPIAKLIPFNKNDDNRLIVIPPKIKGALKGFKFTGPRLKTDVVKLLHELREDKI; translated from the coding sequence ATGAAAAAAGTAAAAATTGGAGAATTAAAAACTCACTTATCGGCTCATCTTAAAAAAGTAAAAATAGGCGAAGAAATTATTGTACTCGATAGAGATGAACCCATTGCTAAACTTATTCCCTTTAATAAAAACGACGATAACAGATTGATTGTCATCCCTCCCAAAATTAAGGGAGCTTTAAAAGGGTTTAAATTTACAGGCCCTCGATTAAAGACCGATGTAGTCAAACTCCTGCACGAATTAAGAGAAGACAAAATATGA
- a CDS encoding cysteine desulfurase, translating into MKKIYLDNNATTALDPQVKQAMIEMLEVFGNPSSIHWAGQQAKRYLNESRESIALLLGISEQGLLFTSGGSESVNTALQGVFGASAKRIKVLSSPIEHHATLRCLDFLKTQGAQIEYLSVDACGRIDLAELEEKIDEQTLLVSLLWVNNELGNIYPIEKIGEICRSKGALFHVDGVQGVGKILLSLRGGNIDFFSFSAHKFHGPKGVGGLFIRQGVQLHPLIYGGRQEHSRRAGTENLMGIWGMKRALEIASGESAGRVRSLRDTFEQKLLQKIPHLQINGDLENRLYNTSNILFKEIDGESLLLNLDLQGVAAAAGSACESGSIDPSRVLLALGYSAKEAKASLRFSFSKFNTLEEVEKTVEIIERVVSRLRLQTD; encoded by the coding sequence ATGAAGAAAATCTACCTCGACAACAACGCCACCACAGCGCTCGATCCTCAAGTCAAACAAGCTATGATTGAAATGCTGGAAGTCTTCGGAAATCCTTCCAGCATCCATTGGGCGGGGCAGCAGGCCAAACGATATTTGAATGAAAGTCGTGAATCGATTGCTTTGCTTTTGGGAATTTCCGAGCAGGGACTTCTTTTTACAAGTGGCGGCAGTGAGAGTGTTAACACGGCTTTGCAGGGAGTGTTTGGAGCAAGCGCTAAACGAATCAAAGTCCTTTCTTCTCCTATTGAGCATCACGCCACGCTTCGATGTTTAGATTTTTTAAAAACCCAAGGGGCCCAAATTGAATATCTCTCTGTCGATGCTTGCGGTCGTATCGATCTGGCAGAACTGGAAGAAAAAATTGACGAGCAGACTTTGCTGGTTTCGCTGTTATGGGTGAATAACGAATTGGGAAATATCTATCCGATAGAAAAAATAGGAGAGATTTGTCGATCCAAAGGGGCTTTGTTTCATGTGGATGGAGTGCAGGGAGTGGGGAAGATCTTGTTGTCATTGCGAGGAGGGAATATCGATTTTTTCTCTTTCTCCGCCCATAAATTTCATGGTCCTAAAGGAGTCGGGGGCTTGTTCATTCGTCAGGGGGTCCAGTTGCATCCTTTGATCTATGGAGGGAGACAAGAGCATAGTCGACGGGCGGGGACAGAAAATTTGATGGGCATTTGGGGGATGAAGAGGGCATTGGAGATCGCGAGTGGAGAAAGTGCTGGGCGAGTGAGGTCTCTCCGCGATACCTTTGAACAAAAACTCCTGCAAAAAATTCCCCATCTCCAAATCAATGGAGATCTCGAAAATCGTCTTTACAATACCTCAAACATCCTTTTTAAAGAGATTGACGGAGAGAGCCTTTTGCTGAATTTAGACCTGCAAGGTGTGGCAGCGGCAGCGGGCTCGGCTTGTGAATCGGGCTCCATCGACCCCTCTCGTGTCTTGCTTGCCTTGGGATATTCCGCTAAGGAGGCGAAGGCTTCTTTGCGTTTCAGTTTTTCAAAGTTTAATACGCTGGAAGAGGTGGAGAAAACTGTGGAGATAATAGAAAGAGTTGTTTCGAGACTGAGGCTCCAAACTGATTGA
- the trpE gene encoding anthranilate synthase component I: protein MSILNFKQFSAAAKKGNLVTLVQDLPSDLHTPVSVLLQFQNEKDCFLFESLEGGEKWGRYCFLGFSPRLLLTSVQDQWTLIARKDLRQKNLNGKGDPLEIIKQQLSQYHLVADPRLPKLCGGAVGFLSYDLARLYEKLPDAKTKASVFADCYFGIYDQMIIFDHLRHQLFLVLNVFVDPSTPLKKLYAKALQQLKEMQTRVQKPLSIKNKKALSVKKINWKTLMEDKKFSKAVLQAKEYINAGDIFQVQISRQWTAKAKLDSVTLYRSLRALNPSPYLFYLKMGDSALIGSSPEIMVRLEDRKATLRPIAGTRRRGHNPADDVYMEEDLMKDPKERAEHIMLVDLGRNDLGRVCTAGTVKVTELMEVERYSHVMHLVSNVEGELAAGQDAFDLIRASFPAGTLTGAPKIRAMEIIEELEPIRRGPYGGCVGYIDFSGNSDLAITIRTIAQHKDQLYIQSAGGVVYDSTPELELKETENKSRAVKLAVERVARGEI from the coding sequence ATGTCTATCCTTAATTTTAAGCAATTCAGCGCAGCGGCTAAAAAAGGCAACCTGGTCACCCTGGTGCAAGATCTGCCTAGCGATTTGCACACTCCCGTTTCTGTCTTATTACAGTTTCAAAACGAGAAAGATTGCTTCCTCTTTGAAAGCCTGGAAGGTGGAGAAAAGTGGGGGCGTTACTGCTTTCTAGGATTTTCACCGCGTCTGCTTTTGACTTCTGTTCAAGATCAATGGACGCTGATTGCCCGCAAAGATCTCAGACAAAAAAATCTAAATGGGAAAGGGGATCCCTTAGAAATTATCAAACAACAATTGTCTCAATATCATCTGGTGGCTGATCCGCGCCTGCCCAAGTTGTGTGGTGGGGCCGTGGGCTTTTTGAGTTACGATCTCGCTCGGCTCTATGAAAAATTGCCCGATGCCAAAACAAAGGCTTCTGTTTTTGCCGATTGTTATTTTGGTATTTACGACCAAATGATTATTTTTGATCACCTGCGGCATCAGCTTTTTTTAGTGCTGAATGTCTTTGTTGATCCATCGACTCCCCTGAAGAAGCTTTATGCAAAGGCGCTGCAACAATTAAAGGAGATGCAAACGCGTGTTCAGAAACCTCTTTCTATAAAAAATAAAAAAGCGCTTTCAGTTAAAAAAATAAATTGGAAAACCCTGATGGAGGACAAAAAGTTTTCCAAAGCCGTATTGCAGGCCAAAGAATATATTAATGCCGGAGATATTTTTCAGGTACAGATTTCCAGGCAATGGACAGCAAAAGCAAAGCTGGATTCTGTGACCCTCTATCGAAGTTTGCGGGCACTCAATCCTTCGCCTTATCTTTTTTATCTCAAGATGGGAGACTCTGCGCTGATCGGTTCTTCCCCAGAAATTATGGTGCGTTTAGAAGACCGCAAAGCCACTCTGCGCCCTATTGCGGGGACACGTCGTCGGGGGCATAACCCCGCAGACGATGTGTATATGGAAGAAGATTTGATGAAAGATCCCAAAGAGCGTGCCGAACACATCATGCTGGTGGATTTGGGGCGCAACGATTTGGGCAGGGTTTGTACGGCAGGCACCGTGAAGGTGACTGAATTAATGGAGGTAGAACGCTACTCCCATGTGATGCACCTGGTTTCTAACGTAGAAGGGGAGCTGGCTGCAGGACAAGATGCCTTTGATCTCATTCGAGCTTCTTTTCCGGCCGGCACACTCACGGGTGCCCCTAAAATTAGAGCGATGGAAATTATAGAAGAATTAGAGCCCATACGCCGCGGGCCTTATGGCGGTTGCGTCGGCTACATCGATTTTTCAGGCAATTCAGATTTAGCCATTACGATCAGAACCATAGCCCAACATAAAGATCAGCTCTACATACAATCTGCGGGAGGTGTGGTTTACGACTCCACTCCAGAGCTGGAATTGAAAGAAACAGAGAATAAATCCCGTGCCGTTAAACTTGCGGTGGAACGCGTTGCAAGGGGGGAAATCTAA
- the pabA gene encoding aminodeoxychorismate/anthranilate synthase component II produces MLLMLDNYDSFTYNLVQYLAELGESVEVRRNDQITLAEIEKLAPQKIVISPGPCTPNEAGISLDLIKYFAGKIPILGVCLGHQSIGQAFGGKIVRAAKIMHGKVSLIHHDERTIFKDLMNPFEATRYHSLVIEPSSMPDCLEVSAWTDEKEIMAVRHKTLKVEGVQFHPESILTLEGKKLLRNFLGV; encoded by the coding sequence ATGCTTTTAATGCTCGATAATTATGATTCCTTCACCTACAACCTGGTGCAGTATTTGGCCGAATTGGGCGAAAGTGTGGAGGTTCGGCGTAACGATCAAATCACCCTGGCCGAAATAGAAAAATTGGCACCCCAAAAAATTGTCATTTCGCCTGGCCCCTGTACACCCAATGAAGCCGGCATTTCCCTGGATCTCATCAAATACTTTGCCGGAAAGATTCCCATTTTAGGCGTGTGTTTAGGTCATCAAAGCATAGGACAGGCCTTTGGCGGAAAAATTGTGCGCGCCGCTAAAATTATGCATGGAAAAGTTTCTCTCATTCATCACGATGAAAGAACTATTTTTAAAGATTTGATGAATCCCTTTGAGGCCACACGTTATCATTCGTTAGTGATAGAACCTTCAAGTATGCCTGACTGCTTAGAGGTGAGCGCCTGGACGGATGAAAAAGAGATCATGGCCGTGCGGCACAAAACCTTGAAAGTAGAAGGGGTGCAGTTTCACCCGGAGTCCATTTTGACTTTGGAGGGGAAGAAGTTGTTGAGGAATTTTTTGGGTGTTTGA
- a CDS encoding nucleotidyltransferase domain-containing protein, with protein sequence MQNKIEKIRQWAEQNNNELIALYGFGSYFEGMSNSESDIDLAWLGKEKLADLERWKMQEELASLLGKNVDLIDLKSTTTVFRFEIISHAQLIFCSNSDTAAFFETYVYSSYLRFQEERKAILSDVLKRGSVYGG encoded by the coding sequence ATGCAAAATAAAATTGAAAAAATTAGACAATGGGCCGAGCAAAATAATAATGAGCTGATTGCCTTGTATGGCTTTGGCTCTTATTTTGAAGGCATGTCCAATTCCGAAAGCGATATTGATTTGGCTTGGTTGGGTAAAGAAAAACTAGCCGATTTAGAACGTTGGAAGATGCAGGAAGAACTGGCTTCGCTACTCGGCAAAAATGTTGATTTGATAGATTTAAAAAGCACAACAACAGTTTTTCGTTTTGAAATTATTTCTCATGCTCAATTAATTTTTTGTAGCAATTCTGACACCGCTGCATTTTTTGAGACTTACGTTTACTCTTCGTATTTACGATTTCAAGAAGAGCGGAAGGCTATTTTATCCGATGTTCTGAAAAGAGGTTCAGTTTATGGCGGATAA
- a CDS encoding DUF86 domain-containing protein, translating into MADNVLLNKAAIIERCIQRIQEEYQNNDENLANFTKQDSIILNLERACEAAVDIASRIIRLKKLGIPQDSRQAFEILEQAKIISTDLALKMKHMVGFRNIAVHDYQGLNLEIIKSILKQHLSDLSDLANIAIHWAS; encoded by the coding sequence ATGGCGGATAATGTTCTACTCAATAAAGCGGCAATTATTGAACGCTGCATTCAGCGCATCCAAGAGGAATATCAGAATAACGATGAGAATTTAGCGAACTTTACCAAACAAGATTCCATCATTCTTAATTTAGAACGAGCTTGCGAAGCTGCAGTAGATATCGCCTCGCGGATTATTCGATTGAAGAAACTTGGAATTCCTCAGGACTCCCGACAAGCTTTTGAGATTTTAGAACAAGCAAAAATTATTTCTACCGACTTGGCTTTAAAAATGAAGCATATGGTGGGATTCAGAAATATTGCTGTGCATGATTATCAAGGCTTAAATTTAGAGATTATAAAATCCATTTTAAAACAGCACCTCAGTGACTTGTCTGACTTAGCAAACATTGCCATACATTGGGCTTCATGA
- the trpD gene encoding anthranilate phosphoribosyltransferase — MIHSILKKLAQKQNLSEKEVLFFLEKSVSQKISPAQIGAFLMGLQLKGETAEEIAAMVCFLRKKAVPFKHSFKNAVDNCGTGGDASGTFNISTSAALLAAKLGAVVIKHGNRAVSSSCGSADVLEALDYPLLESPRQTLKILQKDSFCFLFAPQYHPILKKLAPIRKELGFRSLFNLAAPLANPAHVKRQLLGVSDAPLLKTYAEVLQKLGCEHALVVCGKEGLDEISLSGPTQVCELKAGKIRSYSIQPEDFGFKRCSLEDLKGGSATKNAQILRALFKGKKGPKLDVAILNAAAVLYVAGKAKTLQEGVKQLQQFFLKFDTHEKPRK; from the coding sequence ATGATTCATTCCATTTTAAAAAAACTGGCTCAAAAACAAAATCTTTCAGAAAAAGAAGTTCTTTTTTTTCTAGAAAAAAGTGTTTCTCAAAAAATAAGTCCTGCTCAAATAGGGGCTTTTTTGATGGGTTTGCAGCTTAAAGGGGAAACAGCCGAAGAAATTGCGGCGATGGTTTGTTTCTTAAGAAAAAAAGCAGTGCCTTTTAAGCATTCGTTTAAGAACGCAGTCGACAATTGTGGGACAGGTGGAGATGCTTCGGGAACTTTTAATATTTCTACCTCTGCGGCTTTGTTAGCGGCAAAACTAGGGGCCGTGGTTATTAAGCATGGAAATCGGGCCGTGAGTTCAAGTTGTGGAAGTGCCGATGTACTGGAGGCCTTGGATTATCCTCTTTTGGAAAGTCCTCGGCAAACCTTGAAGATACTCCAAAAAGATTCCTTCTGTTTTTTGTTTGCCCCCCAGTATCACCCCATCTTGAAAAAATTGGCGCCGATACGTAAAGAACTAGGCTTTCGAAGCCTGTTTAATCTGGCGGCTCCTTTGGCAAATCCCGCCCATGTAAAACGTCAGCTCTTGGGAGTGAGTGATGCTCCCTTGCTAAAAACCTACGCTGAAGTATTGCAAAAGCTGGGATGCGAGCACGCCTTGGTGGTTTGCGGTAAGGAAGGTTTGGATGAAATTAGTTTGAGTGGTCCCACTCAAGTTTGCGAACTGAAAGCGGGTAAAATTCGTTCCTATTCTATACAACCCGAAGACTTCGGTTTTAAACGCTGTAGTTTAGAAGACCTAAAAGGTGGATCCGCCACCAAAAATGCGCAGATTCTTCGGGCTCTATTTAAAGGTAAAAAAGGTCCAAAGTTAGATGTGGCTATTTTAAATGCAGCAGCAGTTTTATATGTGGCTGGTAAAGCAAAAACTTTGCAAGAAGGCGTGAAGCAGCTTCAACAATTTTTTTTAAAGTTTGATACCCATGAAAAACCTCGAAAATAG
- the trpC gene encoding indole-3-glycerol phosphate synthase TrpC, translating into MKNLENSILEKIIYEKANEVSTHKYRENISTLKAKILDADNTLSFKDFLNSNLHPELPKTRIIAEIKKASPSVGLIRENFDPKAIAKDYLEAGAAAISVLTDVTFFQGSLQDLQDVRSVCHRPILRKDFMIDPYQIYQARAYGADCILGIVAVLEKQQMEDFCGLARELGMHTLVEVHNQEELIEALQIKNDSLILGINNRNLKTLKMDLKISERLKTFIPSDLPVICESGISQRSQIEYFEKLGFSGFLIGEHLLKKRDIQKKLKELLCPKL; encoded by the coding sequence ATGAAAAACCTCGAAAATAGCATCCTCGAAAAAATTATTTACGAAAAAGCAAACGAGGTTTCTACCCACAAATATCGTGAAAATATTTCGACTCTGAAAGCTAAAATTTTAGATGCCGATAACACTTTATCCTTCAAAGATTTTTTAAATTCAAACTTACATCCTGAACTTCCCAAAACCCGCATTATTGCTGAAATAAAAAAAGCCTCTCCTTCAGTAGGATTGATTCGAGAAAATTTTGATCCGAAGGCCATTGCAAAAGATTATCTCGAAGCGGGCGCTGCCGCCATTTCGGTTTTGACGGATGTCACTTTTTTTCAGGGGAGTCTGCAAGATTTGCAGGACGTGAGAAGCGTTTGCCATCGTCCTATCTTAAGAAAAGATTTCATGATTGATCCCTATCAAATCTATCAAGCGCGGGCCTATGGAGCGGATTGTATTTTAGGGATTGTGGCCGTCTTGGAAAAACAGCAGATGGAAGACTTTTGCGGCCTGGCTCGAGAGTTGGGGATGCATACCCTCGTAGAAGTGCATAACCAGGAAGAGTTGATAGAAGCATTGCAAATTAAAAATGATTCACTCATTTTAGGAATTAATAATCGCAATCTTAAAACCTTGAAGATGGATCTTAAAATCAGTGAACGATTAAAAACTTTTATCCCCTCCGATCTCCCAGTGATTTGCGAAAGCGGAATTTCTCAGCGTAGTCAAATTGAGTATTTTGAAAAATTGGGTTTTAGTGGATTTTTAATTGGAGAGCATTTACTGAAGAAAAGAGATATTCAGAAAAAATTGAAAGAATTGTTATGCCCGAAACTTTAG
- a CDS encoding phosphoribosylanthranilate isomerase, which translates to MPETLVKICGLTNLEDTLTAIEMGADLLGFNFYPESPRFMDYPLAKTIFQEIPPSIPKVGVFVNEYYQNIIDLVQDLELDYIQFHGDESPEFCNQMGHPWFKALRLELEGSLDHLDQYECEWILADAFVAGQYGGTGEKPDWQLAKKIEQSRKKLILAGGLNPQNVQLAIATVKPFAVDVASGVEAHVGKKDLAKMEEFINKAKKARLHMISPS; encoded by the coding sequence ATGCCCGAAACTTTAGTCAAAATTTGTGGATTAACTAACCTGGAAGACACACTGACCGCTATTGAGATGGGAGCAGATCTTTTGGGTTTTAATTTCTACCCCGAATCTCCGCGATTTATGGATTACCCTTTGGCCAAAACTATCTTTCAGGAAATTCCGCCGAGCATTCCTAAAGTGGGGGTCTTCGTCAACGAGTACTATCAAAATATTATCGACTTGGTGCAGGATCTGGAGTTGGATTATATCCAATTTCACGGAGATGAATCTCCTGAGTTTTGTAATCAAATGGGGCACCCCTGGTTTAAGGCCTTGCGACTTGAGTTGGAGGGTAGCCTGGATCATTTGGATCAATACGAATGCGAATGGATTCTAGCCGATGCCTTTGTGGCTGGTCAGTATGGGGGAACGGGGGAGAAACCCGATTGGCAGTTGGCTAAAAAAATTGAGCAGAGCAGAAAAAAACTCATCTTGGCTGGGGGCTTAAATCCTCAAAATGTTCAGTTGGCAATAGCCACCGTGAAGCCTTTTGCGGTGGATGTCGCCAGTGGCGTTGAAGCGCATGTAGGTAAAAAGGATTTGGCAAAGATGGAAGAGTTTATTAACAAGGCTAAGAAAGCGCGATTACATATGATTTCCCCCTCTTAA
- the trpB gene encoding tryptophan synthase subunit beta codes for MNLPDKNGHFGIFGGRYVAETLMPALLELEKAYFKISKDKTFKKDFDALAKDYIGRPTPLYLARRLSEKLKKLKVYLKREDLCHTGAHKVNNTLGQILLAKRMGKTRVIAETGAGQHGVATATMCALFDIKCEIFMGEEDIQRQAPNVFRMKLLGARVNPVSAGSKTLKDAMNEALRDWISNIRHTFYCIGSVAGPHPYPMMVRDFQSVIGKEARKQILQKEGRLPHTLVACVGGGSNAMGLFHPFMKDKKVALLGVEAGGSGIETGKHASTLTAGSVGVLHGSRSYVLQDAQGQVIETHSISAGLDYPGVGPEHSWLHENKRAAYFSVTDDETMEGFDLLTQCEGILPALESAHAIGFLKKWAPQQSSKKIVIVNLSGRGDKDLGTLARVKGVQL; via the coding sequence ATGAATTTACCTGATAAAAATGGTCACTTTGGAATCTTCGGCGGTCGCTATGTCGCCGAAACTTTAATGCCTGCCTTGCTTGAATTGGAAAAAGCCTATTTTAAAATTTCAAAAGACAAAACTTTTAAAAAAGATTTTGATGCCTTGGCCAAAGATTATATTGGCCGACCGACGCCGCTTTACCTTGCCCGACGACTCTCTGAAAAACTCAAAAAATTAAAAGTCTATTTGAAGCGCGAAGACCTTTGTCACACGGGTGCGCATAAGGTGAATAATACCTTGGGGCAAATCCTCTTGGCCAAGCGCATGGGTAAAACGCGCGTGATCGCCGAGACAGGGGCAGGACAGCATGGCGTAGCTACTGCCACGATGTGTGCCTTGTTTGATATAAAATGTGAAATTTTTATGGGGGAAGAAGACATTCAAAGGCAGGCCCCTAATGTTTTTCGCATGAAGCTTTTGGGGGCTCGTGTGAATCCTGTGAGTGCTGGTTCTAAAACCCTCAAAGACGCGATGAATGAGGCCTTGCGCGATTGGATCAGCAATATTCGTCACACTTTTTATTGTATCGGCTCGGTCGCTGGGCCGCATCCTTATCCGATGATGGTGCGAGATTTTCAGTCGGTGATTGGAAAAGAAGCACGCAAACAAATTTTACAAAAAGAAGGCCGCCTTCCTCATACCCTCGTAGCCTGTGTGGGCGGGGGGTCCAATGCGATGGGACTTTTTCATCCTTTCATGAAAGATAAAAAGGTGGCCTTGTTGGGAGTAGAAGCAGGGGGCTCTGGAATTGAAACGGGTAAGCATGCCTCCACTCTTACGGCAGGCTCTGTGGGGGTGTTGCATGGCTCCAGATCGTACGTCTTGCAAGATGCGCAGGGGCAGGTGATTGAAACCCACTCGATTTCGGCAGGTCTGGATTATCCGGGCGTTGGCCCCGAACACAGTTGGCTGCACGAAAACAAAAGAGCCGCCTATTTTTCGGTGACGGATGACGAAACCATGGAAGGTTTTGACCTGCTCACTCAATGTGAAGGCATCCTTCCAGCCTTGGAATCTGCCCATGCCATTGGATTCCTAAAAAAATGGGCCCCTCAACAAAGTTCCAAAAAAATTGTGATTGTGAATCTCTCGGGTCGGGGAGACAAGGATTTGGGAACCTTGGCTAGGGTGAAAGGGGTTCAATTGTGA